The genomic interval GCACTTGTGCAATCAGGCACTAGCTCGTCTGTACGGCCTTCATGGCCTCATCCAACGGCCGGACGAACCTAGGCAGTATGCGTTCCTGCATGAATGTATCTCCGACTGTGCCTACGTCGAGCAACTGGTCCACCATCGGCCGGTCCGGCACGAAGGACTGCGTCTGTACATGCACCAGGGCCGTGACCGGGTGACCTTTGTCGGGCGACACCCCATCCGCGACCGCCTTCTGCGAGGCCTCACTTGAGAATTCGATGCGCACCCAGGTAGACGGTGCCCGCGACAACTCGAAGTCCCACCTCGTGTCCGTGTTCAGCGGCTTGTATCCGGAGACGACGTCACCCAAGGACCCGGGACCCAGGAAAACCGACCTAAACGCCTCGTACGGGTTCGCCTTCACTTGCCAGAAGAACGCATATGATTCAGATAGACTGCTGACGTCATACGCTTTCAGGTCGAATCCCTCCGCCACGGATCTGATCATGCCGGTCCGCAGCTTCAGCCAAATCTCATCCTCAATGCCCTCAGTGGCCTGCGCCTCCCAGGCGTGCATGGTTGTGCGCACCTGCAAGGCCCTCCGTTCACTGGTCCCCCATAGAAAGAACACGGCCTTGTTCTTCTCGTCATAGCTGGAAGTGGGCGCCCCAGGGAATAGCTGGGCGACTTGAGATGCCACGAGCCGTGCCACGGCCTCTCCCGGCACGACATGCGCCTGCGTGTGCAGCATCGTACCTCGAGTGGTCATCTCCGCGAAACCCTTTATTGATACCATTGTGACCTCCGCTTCGATGCAGGGCGCGCCCAAGCGTGCCCACTAAACCGCGTTCCAGTCGGACTCGGAGTTACCATTAGGACTGCCGTAATGATAGCATGCCCCCGCAGTCTGTCAACATGGCCATCGCCCTCATCCTCGGATGCACCCGGCCCAGCGACTCCTGCACGGGGCGATACTCGCCGAACCCGGGCACGCGGGCTTGCGCCAGCGATGCCACCACGAGGCCGGAAAGCACGGCGGCTAGGAATTTCACCTACGTCCTCTACAGAATTGTGAATTGAGAACTGCTGAAGTCAAGTCCGGCGCTCGGTCAGGCGTTCAGGCCGCGGCTGGTAGCGTGGTTCGTACTGCCGACCCGGAAACGAGAACCAGGAATTGAGAGGTACGGATCTGCGCCGGCGTGCGTGCCTACCCTTTTTCCAAAGCTTCCTGCATGATCTGGCGCTGGTAGAGTTTCCAGTAGAGCCCTTGGCGAGCCAGGAGGTCGGTGTGCTGGCCGGATTCGACAATCCGCCCCTGGTCGAGAACGTAGACGATGTCGCACGCGGCCAGGATGGAGAGGCGGTGCGACACGATGACCAGCGTTGCTCCTTGCATGTAGCCCATCACGTCGCGGATGAACTGCTGCTCGGTTTCGGCGTCGAGGCTGGCAGTTACGTCGTCGAGCAGGAGAATCCGCGGGCGGTCGAATAGCGCGCGGGCGATGGAGACGCGTCCCTGCTGCCCGCCGGACAGGCGCAGGCCGCGTTCGCCGATGAGTTCCTCCGGTCCTTTGGCCATCGCCTTCAACTCGGGTTCAAGCTGAGCGATGCGCACGACCTCGCGCAACCGCTCCTCGGTATCCGGTGCAGTGCGGCCGAGGATGATATTGTCGCGGATGGTATCGGAGAACAGGCCTGCCTCCTGGGGTGCGTACCCGAAGAGCGAGCGGAGCGACTTCACCTCGAACTCGGGCTGCGGGGTGCCGTCCACCGTTATCGCGCCGCTGGTCGGTTCAGCGGCCCGGACGAGCAGGCGCATGATTGTGCTCTTGCCCGAGCCGACGGTGCCGGCGATGCCGATGCGAGCGCCGGGCGTCAGGACGATATCGATGTCCTGCAAGGCAGGATTCGAGGAATCGAGGATTCCAGGATTCGAGTGAACGGCTTCGGGCCCTTGAATCCTAGAATCCTTGACCCCTTGGTTCCTTACTGATGCATAGCTGAACCCGACCTTGGTCAGGCGCACCTCGGCGAAGTCCGGGGCGGGTTTGGTGCCGGTGTCGACCTTGACGTCTGGCGTGAACTCGTACAACTCGCGGACGCGCCGCTCTTCCACCCCGGTCTGCCAGATCCAGGTAATCATGTCGGCGATGCCGATCATCGGCCAGACGAGCATGTCCACGTAGGCGTTGAACGCCACGAACTCGCCGATGGTCAGCTTGCCGCGGATGACGAATGCGCCGCCGAGCACGAGCACAGCCAGCGAGCCGAGACCGGCGACAATGCCGTAGGTCGAGTTGAAGGCGGCCCGCAGCTTGGCGCCACGTACCGCGGAGCGGATGCGTTCATTGAGGATCTTCCGCAGGCGGCCGGCGTTGCGCTCTTCCATGGTGTAGGCCTTGACCAGCCGGATGCCCGAGAACGAGGATTCGAGGAAGCTGTTGGTCTCGGACATCTTCTCGCGCCATTCCTTCCACCACTTGTCCACGCTCGGTCCGATGCGGAGGTAGACGAAGAAGCTGGCAACAGTCGGCACCAGCGTGACCACGGTCAAGAGCCAGTTCATCCGGATGAGGATTACGAGCGTGAAGGCCATGGTGAGCACCGAGGTCATGGGCCAGAAGATGCCCATCGCGGAGAACTGGGCGACGTCGTTCAGGTCCTGGTCGAGCCGCTCCTGCACGTCGCCGGACGGGAAGCGGTTGGTGAATGAGAATCCTTGGTCGAGCACCGAGCGGAAGACCAGGTTGCGCGTCCGCCAGAGGAAGCGCGCGCCTGAAATCATGTAGGCGAGCGGCCGGAAGTCCTCGGCCAGCGCGCCGATGACCCGGGCTCCGACCAGCAGCAGCACGAGGTTCCGCAGCGTGCTCAAGACGAAGTGTGCGGGGTCGGTCAGTCCATGCTGGATGGCATCGACGATGTAGCCGATGATGCGGGGATAGGCAATCGCGATGGCGCAGTAGAAAACCGTCAGCGCGACCAGGCCCATAAACTGCTTCCAATCCTGTCGCCAGAACCGGAGCACGAGCTTCATGTCGAGCAGGGTTATCGCCCGCGGCTTCTGGCCTGCCTTATCCGGCATTGTGCGATTCCCTTTCACGACGACCCAGAACCAGAAGTGGCTGGCCATCTCGGCAAGAGAGAATTGCCAATGGCCAATCACCAATTACTAACGAATGGCCGAACGTGGTAATGCTCAGTCCCGAACGGCCTGTCCCTGTACAAGCGTGCAGGATCGTCATTTTCACGAGGATGTTTCTCTCCGCCACGTGTACCCTGATGTCGCCTGGTTCCCGGCAACCATCGGCAAATGCCGCCCGCGGCGACGCAAGAATCGGGTTCGGTTCTGCTGGAAGACTGGAGTCTTGGATTCGGGACCAATCTGCGGAATCTGTGTAATCTGTGGATGGCCGTCTCCGCGTTCCTGGTTCCTGGTCCTTTGTCCTTCGTCCGAGCCATCTGCGTCCATCTGCGGTTACGTCCGGTTTGGTTGCGGCCTCCGAGGCCGAGCCATGTATTCGTTGGGCATTAGCAATTGGGAATTGGTCATTGCGGGGCGTTCTCAAGGTATTGCAGCTTGTACAGCCGGCTATAGTAGCCATCCTGGGCGACGAGCTCGTCGTGGGTTCCCTGCTGGACGATGCGTCCGGCGTGGACCACGACGATGCGGTCAACCATGCGGATGGTCGCCAGGCGATGGGCGATGATAATCGCGGTGCGGCCCTTGAGCAGTTCCTCAAGGCCTTCCTGGATGAGGTGCTCGGTGTGCGGGTCGACCGACGATGTGGCCTCGTCGAGAATCAGGACCTGGGGGTCGAACGCGAGCGCCCGGGTAAAGGCCAGCAATTGCCGCTCGCCCAGCGAGAGGTTGACCCCGCGCTCGATGACGCTGGTGGCGTAGCCTTGGGGGAGCTGGAGGATGCGTTCATGCATGCGTGCCCGGCGTGCGGCGTCGTGCACCCGGGTTTCGGTGACCGTGTCATCGAACAGGCGCAGGTTGTCGAGCACCGTCCCGGGAAAGAGGATGACGTCCTGCGGCACGAACCCGACCAGCCGGCGGAGCGACTGGTTCCGAATCCGGGGCAGCTCGGTGCCGTCGAGCGCTATCCGGCCGGACTTCGGTTCGTAGAACTTGAGCGCGAGGCTGGCGATGGAGGTCTTGCCGCCGCCGGTCTCGCCGACCAGCGCGACCTTTTCGCCTTTGCGGACTTCAAGGTTGATGTCCTGCAGCACGGTTCCCCGCCCCTCGTAGGCGAGTTCGACTGCATCGAACCGCAGCGCCTGCCGGAAGTCGCCGGCCGAGAGCTCCACTTCGCCGTCCGGCTCAGGCTTGGTATCGAGGATTCCGAGCATGCGCTCAGCCGAGGCGAAGGCGCGCTGCATGATGTGGATCTGCTCCGACACGGCGCGGATGGGGACGAAGAAGCGGGTGATATAGCTGTAGAACAGGAACAGGCCGCCCACGGTCAGATTTCCCTTCAGGGCAAAGAGGCCGCCGACCCCGAGGGTCAGGGCAACCCCGGCCATCTCGCCGAAGTCCCAGACAAGCCAGATCCAGGTCCAGATGAACATCTCCTGCTTGCGCACGCCGTAGAGCCGGCGACCCTTCTCGTCCATCCGGTCGGCGAAGTAGTCCTGGCGGTTGAAGGCCTGCACGACGGGCAGGCTGCGCATCGTCTCGGTGATGAAGTTGTTTATCTCCGCCACGATGCGGCGCATCTGGAGGTAGAGCGGCCGCGACCGCTTCTGCAGCAGGTAGAAGCCGACCATCGTGACCGGGAAGAGCCCGGCAATCACGAGGAAGAGCCGCCAGTTGACCACGAGCATCACGATTGACATGCCGATGAGCATGACCAAGTTGCGGGCGAGCGTGACCGCGGTGGACGAGAACATCTCCTGCAGCGCCGAGGAGTCGCTCTCGACCCGGCTGATGAGCCGGCCAACCGGATTGCGGTCGAAGAAGCTCGCGGGCAGGCGGACGATGTGGCCGAAGAGCGTATGCTTCAGGTCGGCAATCGCGTTCTCGCCGATGATGGCCAAGAGGACTTGCTGGAAGTACCCGGCCGCGCCGATGGCAACCTGCAGGACGAGGTAGATGATTCCTATGTACAGCAGGCCGCGCGCGTCCTTGTGCGGGATGTTGACGTCGATCGCGTGCTTGACCAGCAGCGGGGCGGCAAGCCCCAGGACGGCCGAGCCGATTAGAAGAATGGCCGCGACGATGGTGCGGCCGAGGTACTTCCGGAAGAACGGCCAGACCCGAGGAAGCAGCTTGAACCCTTGTCCTCGGGTCTGTGCTTCCTCTTCTTCAATGTATATGTCTTCGGCCGGCAACTGGTCTCCTGGCCGTCAGTATACGCGCCGGAGCGGCCTCAGGGAAGCAGAACCGTGAGCGAGACCACCACGGATGAACGCAGCGCGCCAGGATGCGTAAGTCAAAGGTCAAAGTGCAAGACCAAAAGTCAGAACGCCCGGAATGCTGCGAACCAGGCAGCCTTGAAACAGAGGCAATCCGGGCAACAGCTTTGTGAAAACGACGATCCTGTACGCTTGCATGGGAGATGGATACGGATCGGGCTGGGACGAGGCGGGAGGCGGTCGGCGGCCGTGGGCGACGACGGACTTGCCTAGAAATGCTACGTCTTGGCTGCTCCGCGGGGAGTGTTGCTGCGTCTAAGAATGTATGGCTGTGATTTCCGAACCCGTGAAGAAGAGGGCTGGTGAGATGCTGGCCAAGGCGCAGAATCCGGTGCGGTTGCTGCTTTTCACGCAGGAGAACGCGTGCCAGTTCTGCAAGGAAGCGAGGGAACTGGCCCAGGACCTTACCGAGCTGACAGACAAGCTGTCGGTCGAGACCTACGATATGGCGAAGGACGACACGAAGGCAAGCGAATACCGCGTGGACAAGGTCCCGGCATTCGTGATCGCCGGAGAGAGGAACTACGGCATCCGGTACTACGGCGTACCGACCGGGTATGAGTTCTCGACGCTGCTTGGTCTGGTCGAGCTTGTCGCCGGCCGCGACAGCGGGCTGAAGCCGGAGACAAGGACAAAGCTCTCGGGGCTGGCATCGCCACTCGACATCCAGATGTTTGTGACTCTGACCTGCCCGGTCTGCCCGGGCGCGGCGGTGACGGCAGCGCGGTTCGCGGTTGAGAGCGACCGAGTCTCGCTGAGCGTTATCGACGCGACCGAATTCCCGCAACTCGCCAACCTCTACAATGTCATGGCCGTACCGCGAACCGTGGTCAACCGCGTCTACTCGTTCGAAGGCGCGCTGCCCGAGGAACGGATGGTCGACGAATTGCTGAAGGGCGGCAGCGGTCTGGTCATGCCATGACCTCAGTCCACGCAGGCGAGGCCAGAAGTCAGAAGCTAGACGCTGGAAGTCAGAGGTGCGGACGCGGGCGGAATGAACCGCAGATCACGCAGATTCATGGCTCGGACGGAACGGAAGTGCCAACCACGGATGAACACAGATGAACACGGATATTCGCGGACCGGACCCAAGGGAGAGCCGCCAAGAACGCTAAGGTCAGGACAAGGACATCCGCAGATGACGCAGATTGAGGGTTCAGATAGAGCAGAATTCAGAAACCAGAGACCGGAATGCAGAATTGCGGACAAGGAGAGGATTAGCCACTCGATCCCTCGATCTCTTGGTCCCTCGATCCCTTGCTGAAACCATGAGAAGCTCACTGAGACTGGGTAAGGTCTTCGGGATTCCGATTGACCTCCATGTGACATTCATCCTGTTCATCGCGTTTCTGGGAACGGTCTATGCCTTCCATGGCGGCGCGAAGGCCGCGCTTGCCGGGGTGAGTTTCATCCTGGCGCTCTTCCTTTCCGTTACTCTGCATGAGCTGGCGCACAGCCTGGTGGCGCGCGGGTTCGGCGTGAAGGTGAGCCGGATACTTCTGTTGCCAATCGGCGGCTTATCCCAGATGGAGGAGATGCCGGAGCAGCCGACCCGGGAGTTCCTGATTGCCGTCGCGGGACCGGCAACCAGCGTTCTTCTGGGGCTTGCTCTGGGGATTGTGAGTCTCCTTCTTTACGGCCGGACTGCGACGCTGCAGGCCACCGTCACCGGAGGCCTGTTCATCCCCAACCTGGCCCGCGTTAATCTGCTGCTTGCCATCTTCAATCTGTTGCCCGGTTTCCCCATGGATGGTGGCAGGATATTCCGGGCCGCGCTGGCCCGCGGTATGCCGTTTGGCCGCGCCACTGCCATTGCCGCTTCGGTGGGCCGCGTCTTTGCCATCGGCCTCGGCCTGATTGGTCTGTTCTCAAACATCTGGCTGACATTCATCGCGGTGTTCATTTACTTCGGCGCGGGAGCGGAGGCAAGTCGGGTCCGTCTTAAGACGGCGTTCCACGACGTGCCGGTCAGCCGCGTCATGGCCACCGCGTTCCAGACTCTGAACCCTGATGACCGGTTAAGCCTGGCAGTTGAGCATGTTTATCATGGGTTTCAGGAGGACTTCCCGGTGATGATGGACAATGAGCTCGTCGGCGTGCTGATGAAGCAAGACCTCATCGCCGCGCTCCATGAGTTCGGTCCCGGCGCACTGGTCGGTCGGGTGATGCGGAAGGAGTTCACAACCGTAACCGTGGGCCAGACCCTCGAACAGGTCTACGCCGCAATCCAGGCGTGCGGCTGTTCGTCGATGCCCGTGCTCGATGCGGGCCGGATTGTGGGGCTGGTTACGCTTGAGGCCCTGGGCCGCTACCTGGTGTTTGCTGGAGCCGGTCAGCCCGCGAACCGCGCCTAGCGCGCGGCGGGGCCCTTCAGCGCGTCGTCAATTGTGGCCCGGGCGCGAGCCAGCGACGGTCTGAAGCCAATGACTTTCAATCTGAGCCTGCCGGTCAGTCTCTGTTCCTGAACGACCCGACCGGCGTCGTGCAGCATGCTGACAAGGTCGTAGCGGGAGTCCGGAACGGTGAACGTCCGGGTCACCATCGTTTGCTCAACCCGGCGCAGGAGATAGGACTTGAGTTCTTCGATCCTTTCACCGGTCTGGCCGGAGACGAATACCGACTGGGCGTAGCTGCGGCTCAGCCGCTTGATCACGGCGTCATCGAAGACGCGGTCGGTCTTGGTGAAGACCATCAACACCGGCTTGTCGCCGGCCCCGATCTCGGTCAGAGTGTCGTTGACCGCGTCAATCTTCCGGTCAACCTGTTCATCGCTGGCATCGACCACATGCAGCACCAGGCTGGCGTCGAGCACCTCCGACAGCGTAGAGCGGAAGCTCGCGACCAGTTGCGTGGGCAGGTTCCGGATGAACCCGACCGTGTCGGTGACGAGCACGTTCACGTTACGAGCCAGCGCCCATGGTTTAGTGTTGGGGTCGAGAGTCGCGAACAACTGGTCCGACACTTTCACGTCGGAACGGGTCATGCGGTTGAGCAGGGTTGACTTGCCGGCGTTCGTGTAGCCGGCCAGCACCAGCCGGAACATGTCGCTCCGGCGGTCGCGCTGGACCGCCCGCTCGCGGTCGATCTTCTTCAGGTCTTTGCGCAGGACGGTGATACGCTGCTCGACTTTCCTGCGGTCGACCTCAAGCCGCGTCTCGCCGGGGCCGCGCGTGCCGATGCCGCCGCCGAGCCTCGACATCTCGACGCCGAACCCGGTCAGCCTTGTGCGCTGGTACTCAAGCTGCGCCAGTTCCACCTGGATCTTGGCCTCGGCAGTCCGGGCGTGCAGGGCAAAGATGTCGAGAATCAGCGCGGCCCGGTCAATGACGCGAACGCCGACCGCGTCTTCAAGGTTGCGCTGCTGCGTCGGGGTGAGATCTTCGTCGAGTATCAGCAGGTCGATGCGGTGCCTGCGGCAGAGCGAGCCCAGGTTCTCCACCATGCCCTTACCCACAAGCGTCGCCGGGTCCAGCCGCGGCCTGACCTGTATCAGCCGCTCGATCACGTCGCCGCCGGCGGTGGCGGTCAGGGCGGCCAATTCCTCGAGCGAGTCGGCCTTGGACCAACGCATCCGGTTCGTGACGGCCACGCCGACGAGCAGAATACGCCAGCTCATGGGGAGAGGGTTCCAGGGGTCAAGGGTTCCAGGGGTCTAGTGTCCGGCCTCAGGCGGGTTCCTTCTGCGAGAGAACGTGGACGATACGCTGGACGACGGTGATGAGACTGCCAAGCGCGATTACGCCGAGGGCGATCGGCATCCAGGTGCGTCCAAGCACGAACGCACCGAACAGCAGCACCAGGACCCGTACCGGCCGCTCAAAGAACCCGACCTTGCACTCCCGGCCCACGCCCTCGGCCCGCGCCCGGACGTAGCTCACCATGATTGATAGTACCAGAGCGACGACCGCCAGCAGTCCGTACCAGGATTCGCGGTAGTACCAGAACAGCCCGATCAGCTCGAACGATTCGCTCAACCGATCTACAGTTGAGTCAGTGAACGCTCCCAGGGGACTGGCGGTCCCGGTCCGGCGTGAGAGTTCGCCATCCAGCGTATCGCACAGCCCGACCAGCGCCGCAAACACGCCGCCGACTATGAACCGGCCGGTCGCGAAGAAGTACCCGGCCAGCAGGCTCAGCGGCAGGGCGACAACCGTTACAGCCATTGCCGACACGCGTAGCGCCATGAGGAGACTCACCAGCGGCCTCAGCAGCCTACGACCCTGCTGCTTCGTCGATTCCTTCATCTTCCTCTTCTCCGGCCCCGGCGACTACAACGACGGTCTCGCCCTTCATTTCGCGGTCACCAATCTGCGTCAGCACATCGGTGATCTTCCCGCGCAGGACCTCTTCGAAACGTTTCGTTAGTTCGCGGCACACTACGACATCGCGGTCGCCCCAGAGCCCGAGCATCTCTTCGAGCAGCCGCTTGACGCGGCGGGCCGCTTCGCAGTAGACAGTGGTCCGCTCCTCACCTTTGAGGTCGGCCAACCGTTTGCGCCGCCGGCCGTCGCGCTTGGGCAGGAATCCCTCGAAGGCGAACCGATCTGAAGGCAGGCCGGAAACGACAAGCCCGGCGAGCAGCGCCGACGCCCCCGGCACCGGGATTACCGACATACCCTCGCGGACCGCGGCACGAATCAGGTAGAATCCGGGGTCAGAAATCCCGGGCGTGCCGGCGTCGGTTATCAGCGCTATTCTTCTGCCCTGCCGGAGTTGCTCAATCAGTTCCGGCGTGCGGCTCACTTTGTTGTACTCGTGATACGAGGTCAGACGGTTGCGGATGTGATAGTGCTGCAAGAGCAGGCCGCTGTGCCTCGTGTCTTCGCAGGCGACAAGATCGACTGACTTCAGGATCTCGACCGCGCGATGGGTCATGTCCCCGAGGTTCCCGATCGGGGTTGAGACGACGTACAGACCCGGCGCAATGCCGCCGGTCTGCGCCTCGCCTGCCGGCGGGTTCAACCGCTCCGCCTACAGGTCGAAGAACTCAATATCAGATGTCTCCGTGTCGAGCATTGCGGCCGTGGCGCGGCCCGACAGCCAGCCGCAGGCCTCTCCCGGATTGACGATGACCGGACGCCAGCCTTCGTGCCGCGGTTTGTGCGTGTGGCCGTGCAGGTAGAAGTCGCAGTCCGGAACCGGGTTCAGCGGCTGGTGTGAGACAATGATGCGCTTCCCATCCAGCGCGAAGGCGTACGGGCCTTCGTTGAGCGCGAATCCCAATTCGTCTGCCCGTTGCCGCAAGGCCGCGCGGTCGCCGTCGCAGTTGCCGTAGACCGCGATCACCGGCATGGTGAGTCCGGCCAGCTCCTTGAGCACGAACTGGGCGACGATGTCGCCACAGTGCACGACGCGTTCCGGCCTAAGCCGGCTGAACAAGGCCACGGCCTCCCGTACCTTGTCCAGCCGGTCATGCGTATCGGAGATGATCCCTACTCGTGCCATTCACCAGCCCGGTTCGCTACGCGGCGGTCCGGAACTTCTGACTTCTAGCATCTAGCTTCTGACATCTTGCCTCGTCCGGTCCTCACCCAGGCTCACTGCAGTAGGTCGCGCAGCGGCTCGAACTTCCTCAGCCGCACCGGGTGGCGCAGCTTCTTGAGTGCTTTCGCCTCGATCTGCCTGACCCGTTCGCGGGTGATGTTGAATATCTGGCCGACTTCCTCCAATGTTCTCGGACAACCATCGCCGAGTCCGAACCTGAGCCGAAGCACCTTTTCCTCGCGTTTGGTCAGCACTGCCAGCGCTTCTTCGAGCTTCTCGCCCAGAAGCGATACGCCGGCAGCATGGGACGGCGAGGCGGTCTTCTCGTCGTAGATGAAGTCGCCGATGAAGCTGGTCTCGTCCTCGTCCACCGGCTTGTCCAGCGACACGCCGAACTGCGATATCTTGGACAGCGCCTCGATCTTCTCCTTCGGGGTCGAGAGCCGCTGGGCGAGCTCAGCCACGGTCGCCTCGCGTCCCTGTTTCTGCATGAACTGGCGCTGGATCTTGGCGACTTTGTTGATCGCGTCGATGATGTGGGCCGGCACGCGTACGGTGCGTGACTGGTCGGCAATCGCCCGGGTTATCGCCTGCTTGATCCACCACGTGGCGTAGGTCGAGAACTTGAATCCCTTGCGGTAGTTGAACTTCTCGACCGCCTTGATGAGCCCGACGTTGCCTTCTTCCAGCAGGTCGGCGAACTCCAGGCCGCGGTTTGCATACCGCTTGGCAATGGAGATGACCAGCCGCACGTTGCCTTCGATCATCTTGTCGCGCGCCGCCAGAATCCGGTTCTCGCACAGCGCTATCTCGGTCAGTACCTTGCGGACATCGGCGGTGTTGCGGTCAAGGAAGTCGTGACACTCGCGCAGCTTGTGCCTGACCTCGGCAATCTCGGGTGTGCCGTCGCGTCCCTCTGATTTTGCCACCAGCAGTTCGTGCGCCAGACCGAGTGCTTCGGTGCCCTTGTCCTTGAATTCGTCGATCAGGTTGTTGATGAGGTGGTGCTGCAGTGAAAGCGTCTGGACCCGGCTGAACACGATCTTCTTCGCATCGGCGATGTGCGAGCGTACGGCCGGCGATTGTTTGCGCTGCTTGAGTTTCTCGATTTTGTCGGCCTCGCGCCGGATGTCACGCAGGCAGCGGATGAACCGCTGCCGGTCGCGCCACAACGCCTTCTTGTCGAACAGGCACTCGAACTCGACGCGCGCAATCTGGTCCAGCGACTTGGTGCCTTCCTCAATCGACCAGCATTCCTCTACCAGTCGGCGCATCATCGATACCGGGTCGAACAGGTACTTAATGATGCTCTTGTATCCTTCCTCCATCTCCTTGGAGTAACGGATTTCCTCTTCGCGCGTCAGGAGTGGCAGCTTAGAGAGTTCGCGGAAGTACGACTTGGTCGGGTCCTCGGTGCGCTGGATTATGGGCTTGGGACCCTTCTGGATGACTGCTTCCGGTTCTTCCGCACGGGTCTCGGTCATCATGATACCGCTGCGGATGAGACCGGCTACGACTTCCTCCAGCCGGTCAGTCGACATCAAGACATCATCGGGAACCAGGTCCTCCAGTTCCTCGTAGGTAATCCGTTTGTCGCCTGAAGCCTTCTCATACACCGTATCGAGCCACGGCTCGCGTTCGGTCGATTCGCGCGCCTTGCGTCCCCGGCCGGGCGGGCGACCGGGCCCGCG from bacterium carries:
- a CDS encoding ABC transporter ATP-binding protein, yielding MASHFWFWVVVKGNRTMPDKAGQKPRAITLLDMKLVLRFWRQDWKQFMGLVALTVFYCAIAIAYPRIIGYIVDAIQHGLTDPAHFVLSTLRNLVLLLVGARVIGALAEDFRPLAYMISGARFLWRTRNLVFRSVLDQGFSFTNRFPSGDVQERLDQDLNDVAQFSAMGIFWPMTSVLTMAFTLVILIRMNWLLTVVTLVPTVASFFVYLRIGPSVDKWWKEWREKMSETNSFLESSFSGIRLVKAYTMEERNAGRLRKILNERIRSAVRGAKLRAAFNSTYGIVAGLGSLAVLVLGGAFVIRGKLTIGEFVAFNAYVDMLVWPMIGIADMITWIWQTGVEERRVRELYEFTPDVKVDTGTKPAPDFAEVRLTKVGFSYASVRNQGVKDSRIQGPEAVHSNPGILDSSNPALQDIDIVLTPGARIGIAGTVGSGKSTIMRLLVRAAEPTSGAITVDGTPQPEFEVKSLRSLFGYAPQEAGLFSDTIRDNIILGRTAPDTEERLREVVRIAQLEPELKAMAKGPEELIGERGLRLSGGQQGRVSIARALFDRPRILLLDDVTASLDAETEQQFIRDVMGYMQGATLVIVSHRLSILAACDIVYVLDQGRIVESGQHTDLLARQGLYWKLYQRQIMQEALEKG
- a CDS encoding ABC transporter ATP-binding protein, with translation MPAEDIYIEEEEAQTRGQGFKLLPRVWPFFRKYLGRTIVAAILLIGSAVLGLAAPLLVKHAIDVNIPHKDARGLLYIGIIYLVLQVAIGAAGYFQQVLLAIIGENAIADLKHTLFGHIVRLPASFFDRNPVGRLISRVESDSSALQEMFSSTAVTLARNLVMLIGMSIVMLVVNWRLFLVIAGLFPVTMVGFYLLQKRSRPLYLQMRRIVAEINNFITETMRSLPVVQAFNRQDYFADRMDEKGRRLYGVRKQEMFIWTWIWLVWDFGEMAGVALTLGVGGLFALKGNLTVGGLFLFYSYITRFFVPIRAVSEQIHIMQRAFASAERMLGILDTKPEPDGEVELSAGDFRQALRFDAVELAYEGRGTVLQDINLEVRKGEKVALVGETGGGKTSIASLALKFYEPKSGRIALDGTELPRIRNQSLRRLVGFVPQDVILFPGTVLDNLRLFDDTVTETRVHDAARRARMHERILQLPQGYATSVIERGVNLSLGERQLLAFTRALAFDPQVLILDEATSSVDPHTEHLIQEGLEELLKGRTAIIIAHRLATIRMVDRIVVVHAGRIVQQGTHDELVAQDGYYSRLYKLQYLENAPQ
- a CDS encoding thioredoxin family protein: MKKRAGEMLAKAQNPVRLLLFTQENACQFCKEARELAQDLTELTDKLSVETYDMAKDDTKASEYRVDKVPAFVIAGERNYGIRYYGVPTGYEFSTLLGLVELVAGRDSGLKPETRTKLSGLASPLDIQMFVTLTCPVCPGAAVTAARFAVESDRVSLSVIDATEFPQLANLYNVMAVPRTVVNRVYSFEGALPEERMVDELLKGGSGLVMP
- a CDS encoding site-2 protease family protein, with the translated sequence MRSSLRLGKVFGIPIDLHVTFILFIAFLGTVYAFHGGAKAALAGVSFILALFLSVTLHELAHSLVARGFGVKVSRILLLPIGGLSQMEEMPEQPTREFLIAVAGPATSVLLGLALGIVSLLLYGRTATLQATVTGGLFIPNLARVNLLLAIFNLLPGFPMDGGRIFRAALARGMPFGRATAIAASVGRVFAIGLGLIGLFSNIWLTFIAVFIYFGAGAEASRVRLKTAFHDVPVSRVMATAFQTLNPDDRLSLAVEHVYHGFQEDFPVMMDNELVGVLMKQDLIAALHEFGPGALVGRVMRKEFTTVTVGQTLEQVYAAIQACGCSSMPVLDAGRIVGLVTLEALGRYLVFAGAGQPANRA
- the hflX gene encoding GTPase HflX, which encodes MSWRILLVGVAVTNRMRWSKADSLEELAALTATAGGDVIERLIQVRPRLDPATLVGKGMVENLGSLCRRHRIDLLILDEDLTPTQQRNLEDAVGVRVIDRAALILDIFALHARTAEAKIQVELAQLEYQRTRLTGFGVEMSRLGGGIGTRGPGETRLEVDRRKVEQRITVLRKDLKKIDRERAVQRDRRSDMFRLVLAGYTNAGKSTLLNRMTRSDVKVSDQLFATLDPNTKPWALARNVNVLVTDTVGFIRNLPTQLVASFRSTLSEVLDASLVLHVVDASDEQVDRKIDAVNDTLTEIGAGDKPVLMVFTKTDRVFDDAVIKRLSRSYAQSVFVSGQTGERIEELKSYLLRRVEQTMVTRTFTVPDSRYDLVSMLHDAGRVVQEQRLTGRLRLKVIGFRPSLARARATIDDALKGPAAR
- a CDS encoding CDP-alcohol phosphatidyltransferase family protein, whose amino-acid sequence is MKESTKQQGRRLLRPLVSLLMALRVSAMAVTVVALPLSLLAGYFFATGRFIVGGVFAALVGLCDTLDGELSRRTGTASPLGAFTDSTVDRLSESFELIGLFWYYRESWYGLLAVVALVLSIMVSYVRARAEGVGRECKVGFFERPVRVLVLLFGAFVLGRTWMPIALGVIALGSLITVVQRIVHVLSQKEPA
- the rsmI gene encoding 16S rRNA (cytidine(1402)-2'-O)-methyltransferase, producing the protein MNPPAGEAQTGGIAPGLYVVSTPIGNLGDMTHRAVEILKSVDLVACEDTRHSGLLLQHYHIRNRLTSYHEYNKVSRTPELIEQLRQGRRIALITDAGTPGISDPGFYLIRAAVREGMSVIPVPGASALLAGLVVSGLPSDRFAFEGFLPKRDGRRRKRLADLKGEERTTVYCEAARRVKRLLEEMLGLWGDRDVVVCRELTKRFEEVLRGKITDVLTQIGDREMKGETVVVVAGAGEEEDEGIDEAAGS
- a CDS encoding metallophosphoesterase, which gives rise to MARVGIISDTHDRLDKVREAVALFSRLRPERVVHCGDIVAQFVLKELAGLTMPVIAVYGNCDGDRAALRQRADELGFALNEGPYAFALDGKRIIVSHQPLNPVPDCDFYLHGHTHKPRHEGWRPVIVNPGEACGWLSGRATAAMLDTETSDIEFFDL